DNA from Quercus lobata isolate SW786 chromosome 1, ValleyOak3.0 Primary Assembly, whole genome shotgun sequence:
ccttaaaataaaaaaagggttatAGAGGCAGGTATATTTTGAGCAGATATTGAGGTGAAatgaaaattagtttatttccattttgtttgattgatgGAATTATTTTGAGTTGAGGCTGTGAGTTTGATGGAAAACATGTCGAAGATTAGAGAGTCTGAAGATTTCTATTCATTCAAACAAAAAACCACATTACAAAGGTTGAAGCATATAAGGTAATTAATTGTGATAAGATCTTTGTAATTCAATTGACACTTCCCAAGtgtctagggttcaaatctcctACCCCATGCCCCAACTATGGAATTATCAAAAAAACctttgtatttaattaattgtcTATTTGAAATGATTTCTGGCATTTGTATAAAAGTTTCagggtaatttttttattgtctttaTCTTTTGAGATTGACGTGAGAGAAAACTGTTGAAGGTGGTTTGCAATTTGACCTAATCCATAAGCTGCTAATAACTCATATATGCAATGCAACCCGATTTTgtgtaaaatactaaaatgtgtaaatatttatttatagccTCAAACCAGAAATttaacaagaagaagaaagaaagaaagagaaaaaaaacatagCAAAGCACAACATTATATAACACAAAATCTCATCACGAGCACATGCATGCATGTAATAAAAGTGTAAAAGAGTGATCAAGGAAGGTATCTTATACATGGTCTGCATACTCAGAGTGTAAAACCCACATTACTATAGGATCCGCACACTTTGCATATATCATGTACATGAAATACAATCTGTGAGCAAGTCTGCTCAACCTATGTCTAATAAGTCCTATAGATGCCACACCATAAATAAATACAGTTAACACTATGAAAATTCAAAGACAGAATATCAGCCGCTAATTAAGAGAAGGAAAAGACAAATGTTGATCGTGAACCATTGTCATTCCCTTTTTTAGGCAACCTTCCAACATGAGAGAGCAAAGAGTATTCTCCCCTTCCATCCTTGTACCAACCACTGGCTATCTTCATCCACCAAGAAATCCTTGTGGTAACATAACTTCACTTGGTCCTTCGCTTTGTTGACAATCTCCTGGTTCAGTGGAAGTTGCCTCAACCCAGCCCTCATATTCCTTACCTGCCACTGCTTGTACATCTCTGGCCTTTCAACCCTCTTTGCCCCTTCACATGCTATTACATTCAAAACCTCCTTTCCATATATTTCTTGCTCAAACACAATCCTTTCCTTGTCTTCACGGGATGCATTTTCATCAAGCATATCAAACACTGCAGAGAAGAAGAACAGTGCCTCCCTGAACCTTGAAGTGAAAAATGGTGCATTATAGGCCCCATTAACAATCCCATGGAAAAAGACATCTGGATTAATCCTcttaatcaaattcaaaacagtGTCTCGAGGACTACTTAAAACTACCGTCTCATCAAGTAGGTACCTAAAACGGTATAAACAGTTAACAACTGTTACCTCATCTTTGTTAATCTTGAGGTCATCGACTTGGATAGTTTCCCATCTCTGTGCTATGGCATTGAACTCAAAAGGGACGTTAAATCTCTGACAATAATTTGCTAAGCGCTGGCCTGTTTCTTCGATCATTGATGCTGGTCGGAATCCAGGTTGAGGAATGTCTATTCCTGTAATGCGTAGCACAGGAGGCCCGCCGGGTCTTTCTGAGAGGCGCTGGATAAGAGCAGGCCATTGAAAACCATACAGAATACCAAAATGAATGATGTGAAGCCTAGTTGATTTCTCTGCCAGGTCCATAATCATTTGTGTTGTAAAGAAATTTGAGATCCTCACGAAAGGGCAGGCTGAAACAAATAACCTGTAAGCTTTTAACATATGAATAGATGACATTGTCTTTGCAGACAGTGCTCCATACAGCTCACTTCCAGTGCCGGCCAAGCGTGCCTCAAGGGCATTAGCAAAGCAATGAGCTAGCCTTTGAGACCCATCACCAAAAGGAGAAGCGTGCAGCCTAATCTGTAGTAGCACTTCATTTGCACCCTTGAGATCGTTGTTTCCCATTGCTTCAGCACAGTGCATAAGTAGAGTCCTGAGATCaacaaaatcttttttattaacTCGTTTTCTCCGGCGGGTTGGTTCACAATTGGAGCCTTTTCCTCGTCCAATTTGTGAGGCTTCAGGATTATACACTGCGGACTCATCAGCTTCATTGTTGAATAGCAATACTTTATCAAACATTTCTGATGGCTCATCAGGTACTTCATTATATACTGCCAAATGCTTATTTTTCCTTCGTGGCTCACACTCAATTTGATGCTTTTGGTGATGTTTTTTCAATTCCATCAGTCTACTAGCTGATTGATCCTTCTTACCTTTCTCCACCAATAAATTCATACGATTATCCTGTGGAAGCAATCCCCAAGTTTCCTTTGTAGCATCCTTACATGGCAGAAAGGATTGGCTATAACCAACAGTACTGAAAAAGTTGCTTGGAGGGCTAAACGACTGCATACTGGAGCTTGAGTTGGACTGATAGGTGCACTCAACCGGTGGAGCTAGAACATAACAGGATTTATGCTGACAAAGATCACAAACCGAGCTGGATTCACCAGCGTTGTTAGCAGTGACATTGTTTTTACAACCATAACAATTGCAAAAGCTAGGGGTTTGATTGATTGAGGATGGATATTTCTCACCAAGTACATCATAAAAGGATTTTTCAGCAGCTTGAAGAGTAGCATCAGAGAACACGCAGGTTCCATTCTCTAGGCCTTCTTTCATAAGAATCTGGCCTATGTAGTTCAGAACAGCATCAGCGGAATCGCTTTCTTCTGAAGAATAGCACCATTCATTGGAAGCCATGTGTGAAGGTGAACTAAATTTACTAGGGCCTGGATCAGTTGGAACAAAAAGAAAGGATTTATGAAGTTATTATATAGAGATATATGGCATCTTTTAGTTTAAAGAAGTTTGCAAAATTTAGATTCAGATAGCTGATTGACAAAGAAACTAGTCTTATAAAGACACAAGACTATGTTTGAATAGGTATaagatttaaagaagaaaagccaGAATTAATTGGAGAAGATAAAAGCTATGcaatattttttggttgttgttgtaggAAGTTATGTAAATTATGATTCAAGATCCCAAGTGAAATGGTTGTACTGCTCAAAAGGTGAAACTGTGAGGATAAACCATCTATTGAACCAAGTGGTTTTACAAATATATTCTAGTATTGTAGACAAACACGGTAACTTGTTTAAAATATAGACGTTTTTGAAAACCATAAATATGATAAAAGCATcgcttaaaaaataattagtataaCAAAACCACCAACAACTTGAAAAAAACGTGATTATTTAATAACATGCATAACATCATTAGACTGattcttccctttttttctctgataagctacaaaacatatactaatttcctcagtctGATAGCCTCAACTCAGAAACTTAAGTAATGTCGAAGAAGAGGCCAAGCAAGAATACTTCAACTTGAATACGAATAAAACCTAATGAATTTATTGAATATagtattgaaagaaaaaaaattataataataataaagagaacGCCATACCTAAAGAAACCAAGC
Protein-coding regions in this window:
- the LOC115952451 gene encoding scarecrow-like protein 14, translating into MASNEWCYSSEESDSADAVLNYIGQILMKEGLENGTCVFSDATLQAAEKSFYDVLGEKYPSSINQTPSFCNCYGCKNNVTANNAGESSSVCDLCQHKSCYVLAPPVECTYQSNSSSSMQSFSPPSNFFSTVGYSQSFLPCKDATKETWGLLPQDNRMNLLVEKGKKDQSASRLMELKKHHQKHQIECEPRRKNKHLAVYNEVPDEPSEMFDKVLLFNNEADESAVYNPEASQIGRGKGSNCEPTRRRKRVNKKDFVDLRTLLMHCAEAMGNNDLKGANEVLLQIRLHASPFGDGSQRLAHCFANALEARLAGTGSELYGALSAKTMSSIHMLKAYRLFVSACPFVRISNFFTTQMIMDLAEKSTRLHIIHFGILYGFQWPALIQRLSERPGGPPVLRITGIDIPQPGFRPASMIEETGQRLANYCQRFNVPFEFNAIAQRWETIQVDDLKINKDEVTVVNCLYRFRYLLDETVVLSSPRDTVLNLIKRINPDVFFHGIVNGAYNAPFFTSRFREALFFFSAVFDMLDENASREDKERIVFEQEIYGKEVLNVIACEGAKRVERPEMYKQWQVRNMRAGLRQLPLNQEIVNKAKDQVKLCYHKDFLVDEDSQWLVQGWKGRILFALSCWKVA